One Dictyoglomus turgidum DSM 6724 DNA window includes the following coding sequences:
- a CDS encoding phosphotriesterase family protein, giving the protein MTVKGFVDKKDMGKTLVHEHILVDFSPAEEQIKIDDNLRNEIVEIMLPYLMEIKNLGYSTFFECTPKYVGRDVKVLKILSEKTGLNVITNTGFYGAGEDKHVPKKYWNLSSEDFAKMWIEEWEKGIEDGIKPGFIKTAVNPGPLNEIDKKLIRASAFTHLETGLTVACHTGEERCALEVARIFEEEKVDLSALIIVHADAIENFEVHLELLEKGAFLEYDSIGARPMEYHLNLMEKVIKEGFIDRILISHDAGWFTVGKSKEEQNIRPYTDISYKFIPKLEEKGISEEIVEKLLVNNPSEAFDIRVRKR; this is encoded by the coding sequence ATGACTGTAAAAGGTTTTGTTGATAAAAAAGATATGGGAAAAACCTTAGTTCATGAGCATATTCTTGTGGATTTCTCTCCTGCCGAAGAACAAATAAAGATTGATGATAATTTGAGAAATGAGATTGTAGAGATAATGTTACCGTATTTAATGGAGATTAAAAATTTAGGTTATAGTACTTTCTTTGAATGTACTCCCAAGTATGTAGGAAGAGATGTAAAGGTTTTGAAAATTCTATCAGAAAAAACTGGATTAAATGTCATAACAAATACAGGTTTTTATGGGGCAGGCGAAGATAAACATGTGCCCAAAAAGTATTGGAATCTTTCTTCAGAAGATTTTGCAAAAATGTGGATTGAAGAATGGGAAAAAGGAATTGAAGATGGTATTAAGCCCGGTTTTATTAAAACTGCAGTAAATCCTGGACCTCTAAATGAGATAGATAAAAAATTGATAAGAGCTTCTGCTTTTACTCATCTTGAGACTGGGCTTACAGTGGCATGTCATACAGGAGAAGAAAGGTGTGCCCTCGAAGTGGCAAGAATTTTTGAGGAAGAGAAAGTAGATCTTTCAGCTTTGATCATTGTTCATGCTGATGCCATTGAAAACTTTGAAGTGCACCTTGAATTGTTAGAAAAAGGAGCTTTTCTTGAGTACGATTCCATTGGGGCAAGACCAATGGAGTATCATTTAAACCTTATGGAGAAGGTTATAAAAGAGGGGTTCATAGATAGGATCCTGATCTCCCATGATGCAGGATGGTTTACTGTAGGAAAATCTAAAGAGGAACAAAATATAAGGCCTTATACAGACATATCTTATAAGTTTATTCCTAAACTGGAAGAAAAGGGCATAAGTGAGGAGATTGTTGAAAAGTTACTTGTTAATAATCCAAGTGAAGCTTTTGATATAAGAGTGAGAAAGAGATAA
- a CDS encoding ABC transporter permease: MKIKSNKQNLRFYFRELNILLALAVLCVFITIMNPKFITPFNLQVVARQIAIYGLLAIGETLIIIGGGIDLSVGSLVALTGVLVALFMKNGIDMVVAILLVLIISCLIGFWHGFFVTKLNVPPFIITLGTLTAARGLASVITKGWPIIGLPEKFFFIGQGDLWGIPFPTVILIVFAILAFFITKYTVLGRDLYAVGGNIEAARLSGIDVDKVRMFTYVFGSFLAGITGIIIASRLSQGQAGVGGGYELSAIAAAVIGGTSLSGGEGTILGTIIGASIMSVIYNGLILLEISSYWHDVVMGLVIVTAVTIDIWRKRKR, encoded by the coding sequence ATGAAGATAAAGTCCAACAAGCAAAACTTAAGATTTTATTTTCGTGAATTAAATATTCTTCTTGCTCTTGCCGTGTTATGTGTCTTCATTACAATAATGAATCCTAAGTTTATTACCCCCTTTAACCTTCAGGTGGTTGCAAGACAAATAGCAATTTATGGGCTTCTTGCTATTGGGGAAACGTTAATAATTATTGGTGGTGGTATAGATCTTTCCGTGGGATCTCTTGTGGCTCTAACAGGTGTCCTTGTAGCTCTTTTCATGAAAAATGGTATAGATATGGTAGTAGCAATTCTTTTGGTGCTAATTATATCTTGTCTTATAGGATTTTGGCATGGGTTCTTTGTCACCAAACTAAATGTTCCCCCCTTTATAATAACCTTAGGAACCCTCACTGCTGCAAGAGGACTTGCCTCAGTTATTACAAAAGGATGGCCCATTATTGGTCTCCCCGAAAAATTCTTCTTTATAGGCCAAGGAGATCTTTGGGGAATTCCTTTCCCTACTGTGATATTAATTGTCTTTGCAATTTTAGCCTTCTTTATTACAAAGTACACAGTGCTTGGAAGGGATTTATATGCAGTAGGAGGAAATATTGAGGCTGCAAGACTTTCTGGAATAGATGTGGATAAAGTAAGAATGTTTACCTACGTTTTTGGATCCTTCCTTGCAGGAATCACAGGGATAATCATTGCCTCAAGACTAAGCCAAGGACAAGCAGGAGTCGGAGGGGGCTATGAATTGAGTGCTATCGCAGCTGCAGTAATAGGAGGTACCTCTCTTTCGGGTGGCGAGGGTACGATTTTAGGTACCATAATTGGAGCAAGTATTATGTCAGTGATTTATAATGGACTCATACTTCTTGAAATATCTTCATATTGGCATGATGTAGTAATGGGACTTGTGATAGTTACAGCAGTCACAATAGACATTTGGAGAAAGAGAAAAAGATAA
- a CDS encoding TraB/GumN family protein — protein sequence MKYLKRLISFVIISILLLNFVFCGTKGIFYEVRSDYGKAYILGSIHYGTPDLYPLDPLIEKVFIETEALVVELDITDSQNIFKTQSYLSRRGIYKKGDSIENYLDSESVGYLKKLLGEENFEQIKIFKPWVLLLQISSSVLNSASDMRYGIDFYFLNRAKKLNKKIIPLETVEEQLDAFSEIPEEDQLNILKTILQGLKQEEHSKNDLSLLLDAYKNGDEEKLLNFLMKDREKKEYKIFYEHIFYRRNFKFAERIKRLLGEYKSLFIVVGAGHLIGENNVIKLLESEGFLGSKIF from the coding sequence ATGAAGTATTTAAAAAGACTTATTTCTTTTGTAATCATTTCTATTTTGTTACTCAACTTTGTTTTTTGTGGAACTAAGGGGATTTTCTATGAGGTAAGATCTGATTATGGTAAGGCGTATATTTTGGGATCTATCCATTATGGAACTCCCGACTTATACCCTCTTGATCCATTGATTGAGAAGGTTTTTATTGAGACAGAGGCATTAGTTGTTGAACTGGATATAACTGATTCCCAAAATATATTTAAAACTCAAAGTTATTTATCTAGGAGAGGAATATATAAAAAAGGAGATAGTATTGAGAATTATTTGGATTCTGAATCGGTAGGGTATTTAAAGAAGCTTTTGGGCGAGGAGAATTTTGAGCAAATAAAGATCTTTAAGCCTTGGGTATTATTGCTTCAAATTAGCTCTTCTGTTTTAAATTCTGCTTCGGATATGAGATATGGGATTGATTTCTATTTTTTGAATAGAGCCAAGAAATTAAATAAAAAAATAATACCCTTAGAGACTGTAGAGGAGCAACTTGATGCATTTTCTGAAATACCGGAAGAGGATCAATTGAATATTTTGAAAACTATTTTACAAGGATTAAAGCAAGAAGAGCACAGTAAGAATGATTTATCATTATTGCTTGATGCATACAAAAATGGGGATGAAGAAAAATTGTTGAATTTTTTAATGAAAGATAGAGAGAAAAAAGAATATAAAATATTTTATGAGCATATATTCTATAGGAGGAACTTTAAGTTTGCAGAGAGAATAAAGAGATTATTAGGAGAATATAAATCCTTATTTATAGTAGTTGGGGCTGGACATTTAATAGGTGAAAATAATGTGATAAAATTATTAGAAAGTGAGGGGTTTTTAGGCAGTAAAATTTTTTGA
- a CDS encoding ABC transporter transmembrane domain-containing protein — protein MGDIFYQPFVFTLGLILALLINWKLTLFTFAIIPLCIYLSVIITKPVEKYTKRQQNEYRNLNAVVQDTLSGITLVKAFNLRSEIISLFDEKLERVFKEGLRSAKFEALLDPLKEIISLSPFIMMFLFGSRLVISGEMSVGGIIAFIGLINVFIAPI, from the coding sequence TTGGGTGATATTTTTTATCAACCTTTTGTCTTTACCCTTGGATTAATTCTTGCTTTACTTATAAATTGGAAGTTAACCCTTTTTACTTTTGCCATAATTCCCCTATGTATTTATCTTTCAGTTATTATTACAAAGCCTGTAGAAAAATATACAAAAAGGCAACAGAATGAGTATAGAAATTTGAACGCAGTGGTTCAAGATACACTGTCAGGAATAACTTTAGTAAAGGCTTTTAATCTCAGGTCGGAGATAATTAGTCTATTTGATGAAAAGCTTGAAAGAGTTTTTAAAGAAGGACTAAGATCTGCTAAATTTGAAGCTCTTCTTGATCCATTAAAAGAAATTATTAGTTTAAGCCCGTTTATAATGATGTTTTTGTTTGGTAGTAGGTTGGTAATAAGTGGAGAGATGAGTGTAGGAGGAATAATAGCTTTTATAGGGCTTATTAATGTATTCATAGCTCCGATTTAG
- a CDS encoding sugar ABC transporter ATP-binding protein yields MNQDLLLKMEKISKSFPGVKALDQVDLEVYKGEILALVGENGAGKSTLMKILTGVYQKDEGRILFKGKEISPQNPHEAQKLGISIIYQEFNLAPNLDIATNIFLGNEPRKGKFIKIFDYKKAYEESLKLLDLLGLNLSPDTLVKDLTVAEQQMVEIAKALAQKTELIIMDEPTSALAGREVKKLFEIMRRLKSENISIIFITHRLEEVFEIADRIVVLRDGKRVGELPAQRDKYDDVIRMMVGREIRVIPKPSTKTEEPIFEVRNLSSKKIKNISFQLRKGEVLGIAGLVGAGRTEIIRAIFGADPIISGEIYLEGKRIEIKSPKDAVQQKIGLVPEDRKLQGLILDMAVYENISLPSLIYLFPNGIIKKKTEYDLAEYFVKKLQIKTPSIFQKVINLSGGNQQKVVLAKWLALKPKILILDEPTRGIDVGAKAEIHRLIGEMAQEGIGIILISSELPEILALSDRILVVSKGRITGEISKEEATQEKIMQYAII; encoded by the coding sequence ATGAATCAGGATCTCCTATTAAAAATGGAGAAAATTTCAAAAAGCTTTCCTGGAGTAAAAGCTTTGGACCAAGTAGATTTAGAAGTCTACAAGGGTGAAATTCTTGCCCTTGTGGGAGAAAACGGAGCTGGAAAATCTACCCTTATGAAAATTCTAACAGGAGTTTACCAAAAAGACGAAGGAAGAATCCTATTTAAAGGAAAGGAAATAAGCCCTCAAAATCCTCATGAAGCCCAAAAATTAGGTATTTCTATTATTTATCAAGAATTTAATTTGGCCCCAAACCTTGATATTGCTACAAACATATTTTTAGGTAATGAGCCCAGAAAGGGTAAATTTATAAAAATTTTTGATTATAAGAAAGCCTACGAAGAATCATTAAAACTCTTAGATTTACTTGGCTTAAATTTATCACCAGACACCTTAGTAAAAGATCTTACTGTAGCCGAACAACAAATGGTAGAAATTGCGAAGGCTCTTGCTCAAAAAACAGAACTTATCATAATGGATGAACCTACCTCGGCTCTTGCCGGAAGAGAGGTTAAAAAACTATTTGAGATAATGAGAAGGCTTAAAAGTGAGAATATTTCAATAATATTTATTACTCATAGGCTTGAAGAGGTATTTGAAATTGCTGACAGAATTGTAGTATTAAGAGATGGGAAAAGAGTTGGAGAATTACCTGCTCAAAGGGATAAGTATGATGATGTAATAAGAATGATGGTAGGAAGAGAGATAAGAGTAATACCAAAACCTTCTACAAAAACAGAAGAACCTATCTTTGAGGTAAGAAATCTATCTTCTAAAAAGATCAAAAATATATCTTTCCAACTTAGAAAAGGAGAAGTCTTAGGGATTGCAGGTCTCGTAGGAGCAGGAAGAACAGAGATTATTAGAGCCATATTTGGAGCTGATCCTATAATTTCTGGAGAAATATATCTCGAAGGAAAAAGGATTGAAATTAAATCACCAAAGGATGCGGTACAACAAAAAATAGGCTTAGTACCTGAAGATAGAAAGCTTCAAGGACTTATTCTGGATATGGCGGTTTATGAGAATATTTCTTTACCTTCTTTAATATATTTATTCCCTAATGGAATTATAAAAAAGAAAACAGAGTATGATCTTGCTGAGTATTTTGTTAAAAAACTACAAATAAAAACGCCAAGTATTTTCCAAAAAGTTATAAACCTCTCTGGAGGAAATCAGCAAAAAGTTGTGCTTGCAAAATGGCTTGCTTTAAAACCTAAGATTCTTATTCTTGATGAACCTACAAGGGGAATAGATGTGGGAGCAAAAGCAGAAATACATAGACTTATTGGAGAAATGGCTCAAGAAGGAATTGGAATTATCCTTATCTCTTCAGAACTTCCTGAAATTCTCGCCCTTTCTGATAGAATTCTTGTAGTATCAAAGGGAAGAATCACAGGAGAAATAAGCAAAGAAGAAGCAACACAGGAGAAAATAATGCAATATGCAATAATTTAA
- a CDS encoding endo-1,4-beta-xylanase: MEIPSLKEVYKDYFPIGAAVSHLNIYTYEDLLKKHFNSLTPENQMKWEVIHPKPYVYDFGPADEIVDFAMKNGMKVRGHTLVWHNQTPGWVYAGTKDEILARLKEHIYEVVGHYKGKVYAWDVVNEALSDNPNEFLRKAPWYDICGEEVIEKAFIWANEADPNAKLFYNDYNLEDPIKREKAYQLVKRLKEKGIPIHGVGIQGHWTLAWPTPKMLEDSIKRFSELGVEVQITEFDISIYYDRNENNNFKVPPDDRIEKQAQLYKQAFEILRKYRGVVTGVTFWGVADDYTWLYFWPVRGREDYPLLFDKNHNPKKAFWEIVKF, from the coding sequence ATGGAGATTCCATCCCTGAAAGAAGTATATAAAGATTACTTTCCCATTGGTGCAGCGGTTAGCCATTTAAACATCTATACTTATGAGGATCTTCTTAAGAAACACTTTAATAGTCTAACACCTGAAAATCAAATGAAATGGGAAGTTATTCATCCTAAACCCTATGTTTATGATTTTGGTCCTGCCGATGAGATTGTAGATTTTGCCATGAAAAATGGTATGAAGGTAAGGGGACATACCTTAGTTTGGCATAATCAGACTCCAGGATGGGTTTATGCAGGAACTAAAGATGAGATTCTTGCAAGATTGAAAGAGCATATTTATGAGGTGGTAGGACACTATAAAGGTAAGGTTTACGCTTGGGATGTGGTTAATGAGGCCCTATCAGATAACCCTAATGAGTTTTTGAGAAAGGCTCCCTGGTATGATATTTGTGGGGAGGAAGTTATTGAAAAAGCATTTATTTGGGCTAATGAAGCAGATCCTAATGCTAAATTATTTTATAATGATTATAACTTAGAGGATCCCATAAAGAGGGAAAAGGCTTATCAATTGGTAAAAAGGCTTAAAGAGAAAGGGATCCCAATTCATGGTGTTGGAATACAGGGCCACTGGACATTAGCATGGCCTACACCTAAGATGCTTGAAGACTCTATAAAGAGATTTTCAGAGCTTGGTGTTGAGGTTCAGATTACTGAATTTGATATATCTATTTACTATGACAGAAATGAAAATAATAATTTTAAAGTTCCACCCGATGATAGGATTGAGAAGCAGGCTCAACTTTATAAACAAGCCTTTGAGATCTTAAGGAAATATAGAGGGGTGGTCACTGGGGTTACTTTTTGGGGTGTAGCTGATGATTATACTTGGCTTTACTTCTGGCCTGTAAGGGGAAGAGAAGACTATCCATTACTCTTTGATAAGAATCATAACCCTAAAAAGGCTTTTTGGGAAATTGTGAAGTTTTAA
- a CDS encoding PsbP-related protein yields the protein MRKLLKLLLFISLILCFSFNILLADTNKYVDEKLGFSIVPPEGWEVKDGKPYNLAVMFVGPADEGFMPNFNINVVNLPGEVTEINEDLISEIKVQLEAVGEYYGSLEFISEGVRDVSKYKGYEIVYTLNVDKGLSFEQKQVYIIYEGRFYIFTFTSLKDNFEKNLPAFEKSLSTFEIL from the coding sequence ATGAGAAAGCTTTTAAAATTGTTACTTTTTATTAGTTTAATTTTATGTTTTTCCTTTAATATTCTTTTAGCAGATACTAATAAATACGTGGATGAAAAGTTAGGTTTTTCTATTGTGCCTCCCGAAGGATGGGAGGTAAAAGACGGAAAACCTTATAATTTAGCGGTGATGTTTGTAGGTCCTGCTGATGAAGGATTTATGCCCAATTTCAATATAAATGTGGTAAATCTTCCTGGTGAGGTTACAGAGATAAATGAAGATCTTATAAGTGAAATAAAAGTCCAATTAGAAGCTGTAGGAGAATATTATGGTTCTTTAGAGTTTATTTCCGAAGGAGTAAGGGATGTATCAAAATATAAAGGTTATGAGATTGTTTATACTCTAAACGTGGATAAAGGTTTGTCTTTCGAACAAAAACAAGTTTATATTATCTATGAAGGAAGATTTTACATTTTTACTTTTACTTCTTTAAAAGATAATTTTGAGAAGAATTTACCTGCTTTTGAAAAGAGTTTAAGTACTTTTGAGATACTTTAA
- a CDS encoding rubrerythrin family protein, producing the protein MRKMTEEFLHNAFAGESMAHMKYLIFAEEAERKGLVKLANLFRAIAYAEFVHARNHFRELGLLKQDMPDNVQQCIDGETYEIEEMYPVYNNTAVFQNEKGAERSTRFAWEAEKIHAEMYKKAKELVSKNEDYTATKIYICPVCGHTIEGEPPEKCPLCGAPKSSYKEFSI; encoded by the coding sequence ATGAGAAAAATGACCGAAGAATTTCTCCATAATGCTTTTGCAGGAGAAAGTATGGCACATATGAAGTACCTAATTTTTGCTGAAGAAGCGGAAAGAAAAGGTTTAGTCAAGCTTGCTAATTTGTTTAGAGCTATTGCTTATGCAGAATTTGTACATGCTAGGAATCATTTTAGGGAACTTGGACTTTTAAAGCAGGATATGCCAGACAATGTTCAACAGTGCATAGATGGAGAAACTTACGAAATTGAAGAAATGTACCCCGTATATAACAATACTGCTGTATTTCAAAACGAAAAAGGAGCAGAAAGGAGCACAAGATTTGCTTGGGAAGCAGAAAAAATTCATGCAGAAATGTATAAAAAGGCTAAAGAATTGGTGAGTAAAAACGAAGATTATACTGCAACTAAGATTTATATATGCCCGGTCTGTGGACATACGATAGAAGGCGAGCCTCCTGAGAAGTGTCCTTTATGTGGTGCACCAAAGAGTTCTTATAAAGAGTTCTCAATATAA
- a CDS encoding mechanosensitive ion channel family protein produces MNIIWSLFILFVSFFIHKIIMKAINNVASRAGREIKAPKTVSMLIGFLIFGFGVAIILSIWNVNLMPYLTGLGISGVVLGLAFQEPLTNFLSGILVLVTRKVFEGEALDVDGISGIVDMVEMNHTRIKTFDGKMVLIPNRKVWSGTVTKFWPGPYRRVSFDVSVDYSSDLEKVISLLKRALEEEELVVKDESVNNMVVFKEYGNSGITYTVYFWVNRDSYFDAINALSTRIKKVFDENNISIPYMVVDLRITKN; encoded by the coding sequence ATGAATATTATATGGTCTTTATTTATTCTCTTTGTATCCTTTTTTATTCATAAAATCATTATGAAAGCTATAAATAATGTCGCTTCAAGAGCAGGAAGGGAGATAAAGGCTCCAAAAACTGTTTCCATGCTTATTGGCTTCTTAATATTTGGCTTTGGTGTAGCTATTATTTTGTCCATTTGGAATGTAAATCTAATGCCCTATCTTACAGGACTTGGAATTTCGGGTGTGGTTTTAGGTCTTGCTTTTCAGGAACCGCTTACAAATTTTCTTTCTGGAATATTGGTTTTGGTGACAAGAAAAGTCTTTGAGGGAGAAGCTTTAGATGTAGATGGAATTAGTGGAATAGTGGATATGGTGGAGATGAACCATACAAGGATAAAGACTTTTGATGGGAAGATGGTATTAATACCCAATAGAAAAGTATGGTCTGGAACAGTGACAAAATTTTGGCCAGGTCCTTATAGGAGAGTAAGTTTTGATGTTAGTGTGGATTATTCTTCTGATCTTGAGAAGGTTATAAGTTTATTAAAAAGAGCTTTAGAAGAGGAAGAACTCGTAGTAAAGGATGAGAGTGTAAATAATATGGTGGTTTTTAAAGAGTATGGAAATTCGGGAATAACCTATACTGTATATTTTTGGGTGAATAGAGATAGTTATTTTGATGCTATCAATGCTTTAAGTACTAGAATTAAGAAGGTTTTTGATGAAAATAATATTTCTATTCCATATATGGTCGTTGATCTGAGGATAACAAAGAATTAA
- a CDS encoding sugar-binding protein — MRKVLVAILIILFPIIFSIGYSKEIHVAVIGKSVHPYWAEVELGVKQAAKDLGVKATFFVPQKEDIPAQISQMESFIAMGVDGIAIAPSDPTAIAPTIEKAMAKGIPVITLDTDAPQSKRLVYIGTDNYSAGKIAGMVMNDLLGIKGGKVAIGTGSLTAMNSLERIRGFMDGIASNKRIVVVTKPALCDFEDTGRAVTLAEQALLTYPDLRGFFGVYAFNGPAAAKAVKSAGKVGQVLIVCFDTTAEHMQLIKEGVISATVGQRPYMMGYKSVEVLTKMAQKGVDATLKELPANRIIDTGVDVVAGDKYVKSIKSVQALTVEQYRKKLQELGIPVQGW; from the coding sequence ATGCGTAAAGTTTTGGTTGCTATTTTAATTATTCTTTTCCCTATTATATTCTCTATAGGGTATTCTAAAGAAATACATGTAGCAGTTATTGGAAAATCAGTACATCCTTACTGGGCAGAGGTAGAACTCGGAGTAAAACAGGCAGCTAAAGATTTGGGAGTAAAAGCTACCTTCTTCGTACCTCAAAAAGAAGATATCCCTGCACAAATATCCCAGATGGAGTCCTTTATTGCTATGGGTGTTGATGGTATTGCTATTGCTCCTTCTGACCCAACCGCTATAGCTCCAACCATTGAAAAAGCAATGGCAAAAGGTATTCCAGTAATTACCCTTGATACCGATGCCCCTCAAAGCAAGAGATTAGTATACATCGGAACTGACAACTACTCAGCAGGAAAAATTGCTGGCATGGTAATGAATGATCTACTTGGAATAAAAGGAGGAAAGGTAGCTATAGGAACAGGATCTCTTACTGCAATGAACTCCTTAGAGAGAATCCGTGGTTTCATGGATGGCATAGCTTCTAACAAAAGAATTGTTGTAGTAACTAAACCAGCTCTTTGCGATTTTGAAGACACAGGAAGAGCTGTTACCCTTGCAGAACAAGCACTCTTGACCTATCCAGACCTTAGAGGATTCTTTGGAGTCTATGCTTTCAATGGACCCGCTGCAGCAAAAGCAGTAAAATCTGCTGGAAAAGTAGGTCAAGTGTTAATAGTATGTTTTGACACCACTGCAGAACATATGCAACTTATAAAAGAAGGAGTAATATCCGCTACTGTAGGTCAAAGGCCATATATGATGGGATACAAGAGCGTAGAAGTTCTAACCAAAATGGCACAAAAGGGCGTTGACGCAACTCTTAAAGAATTACCAGCAAACAGAATTATTGACACTGGTGTAGATGTGGTAGCCGGAGATAAATACGTAAAGAGCATAAAGAGTGTACAAGCACTAACAGTAGAGCAATATAGAAAGAAATTACAAGAACTTGGTATACCTGTTCAGGGATGGTAG
- a CDS encoding DOMON domain-containing protein, whose translation MEGILKILILSLILLLTFTFAQTQKPNIDGKLSPNEYPNYASFSNGEFQIYWKIVGDEVYILMTGKTKGYVALGIDPKVKAGDADYIIGYVTEKGTQVLDYYAPEKHFGHTQDEKLGGKNDIPEFSGREDKEYTYIEFRRKLDTKDKYDKVFPKTGTLKIVWALGSSDDPVSIHSKRGYGELKIN comes from the coding sequence ATGGAAGGAATTTTAAAAATTTTAATACTATCTCTAATTCTTCTTTTAACTTTTACTTTCGCCCAAACTCAAAAGCCTAATATTGATGGAAAACTTTCCCCTAATGAATATCCAAATTATGCTTCCTTTTCTAATGGAGAATTTCAAATATATTGGAAAATTGTGGGAGACGAAGTTTACATACTCATGACTGGAAAAACAAAAGGGTATGTAGCTTTGGGAATTGATCCCAAAGTAAAAGCAGGTGACGCAGATTATATTATAGGATATGTAACTGAAAAAGGAACTCAGGTACTTGACTATTATGCACCTGAAAAACATTTTGGGCATACTCAAGATGAAAAACTTGGTGGAAAGAATGATATTCCTGAATTTTCAGGCAGAGAAGATAAAGAATATACATATATTGAGTTTAGAAGAAAATTAGACACAAAAGACAAATATGACAAAGTTTTTCCAAAAACAGGAACACTAAAAATAGTGTGGGCATTAGGAAGCTCTGATGATCCAGTATCTATACATTCTAAGAGAGGTTATGGGGAATTAAAAATAAACTAA
- a CDS encoding SDR family oxidoreductase produces the protein MSNYTVFITGASKGLGFSLTKLYLEKGHKVIATYRKNLEKLEEIKNHPNLILYTMDVSDENSVKNAFDFLKDKISHIDILINNAAVYLEDKTKTIENVDIEEAITTLNINSIGPLRVLKYFYSFVERGNKKLIINVSSEAGSISNCWRDREYAYCMSKSALNMLSAILQNYSIPKGIKVLAIHPGWMRTDMGGPNADIAPEEAAEGIYNLSMKDWDISDKNIYMDYKGNLMTW, from the coding sequence ATGTCAAATTATACCGTATTTATAACAGGAGCCTCTAAAGGGTTAGGTTTTTCTCTGACAAAACTCTACCTTGAAAAAGGACATAAAGTAATAGCAACCTATCGAAAGAATCTTGAAAAATTAGAAGAAATAAAAAATCATCCAAACTTAATCCTTTATACGATGGATGTATCCGATGAAAACTCAGTCAAAAATGCCTTTGATTTTTTAAAAGACAAAATTAGTCACATTGACATTCTTATAAACAATGCAGCTGTATATTTAGAAGACAAAACTAAAACCATAGAGAATGTAGATATTGAAGAAGCCATTACAACTTTAAATATAAACTCCATAGGTCCCTTAAGAGTCTTAAAATACTTTTATTCCTTTGTGGAGAGGGGAAATAAGAAATTAATAATAAATGTATCATCAGAAGCTGGAAGTATTTCCAACTGTTGGAGAGATAGGGAATATGCCTATTGTATGTCAAAATCAGCTTTAAATATGCTCTCTGCCATATTGCAAAATTATAGCATACCTAAAGGTATAAAAGTTTTAGCCATTCATCCTGGCTGGATGAGAACTGACATGGGGGGTCCCAATGCAGATATAGCTCCTGAAGAAGCAGCTGAAGGTATATACAATCTCTCTATGAAAGATTGGGATATAAGCGATAAAAATATATACATGGATTATAAAGGAAATTTAATGACTTGGTAA
- a CDS encoding ABC transporter ATP-binding protein: MVKTYDPYYSYSVEFENVTFSYGDSNNVLDNVSFKIRKGEKVAIVGESGSGKSTIVKLILGFYKPVKGCIKIMGLDIDKWDLKSLRNIISVANQDVYLFPESVKENIKYGNYNADDERIINSAKKVLAYDFVIRFPNGLNTRVGERGVFLSGGQRQRLSIARAILKNSPILLLDEPTSSLDSESESLFLQALNNLIRDRTALIIAHRLSTVKDADNIMVIEEGNIVEEGTHQELLLRNGKYKHLWEKSFQFSKVE, translated from the coding sequence GTGGTAAAAACTTATGATCCTTACTATTCCTATTCAGTAGAGTTTGAGAATGTAACTTTTTCCTATGGAGATTCTAATAATGTTCTTGATAATGTTTCTTTCAAAATTAGGAAAGGAGAAAAAGTAGCTATAGTAGGAGAGAGTGGTAGTGGTAAGTCTACCATAGTAAAGCTTATTCTTGGGTTTTACAAGCCTGTCAAAGGTTGTATCAAGATAATGGGTTTAGATATTGATAAATGGGATCTTAAGTCTCTTAGAAATATCATCTCTGTGGCAAATCAGGATGTTTATCTTTTTCCTGAGTCAGTAAAAGAAAATATAAAATATGGAAATTATAATGCTGATGATGAGAGAATTATAAATTCTGCAAAGAAGGTCCTTGCTTATGATTTTGTAATAAGATTTCCTAATGGTTTAAATACAAGGGTTGGAGAGAGGGGAGTATTTCTTTCAGGTGGACAAAGGCAGAGACTGAGTATTGCCCGAGCCATATTGAAGAATTCTCCAATTCTCCTTCTTGATGAGCCAACGTCTTCTCTTGATTCTGAGTCAGAAAGTTTGTTTCTTCAAGCATTGAATAATTTAATAAGAGATAGAACCGCTTTAATTATTGCTCATAGACTATCTACTGTGAAGGATGCTGATAATATTATGGTTATAGAAGAAGGAAATATAGTAGAGGAGGGAACTCATCAAGAGCTTTTGTTAAGAAATGGGAAATATAAGCATCTTTGGGAGAAGAGTTTTCAATTTAGCAAGGTAGAATAA